From the genome of Spirochaetota bacterium:
GCCGGTGAGGCACTCCGAGTGCACGCGCACGAGGACGTTCTCCCGGCCGCGCACGTCCCCCTTCACGAGGGCCACGTGCGCCATCTTGTCGACCTCGGTCTCGTAGGCGTACACGACGAAATCGCCGTAGTCGGTGGGAAGGCTCGCCTCGGACACGCGGTGCACGAGCCGCTCCTGGTGCTGCCGGAATTTTATGAGGTCCGATATTGTCGCGATCTTGATGTCGTGTTTTTCGGCGAACTTGTCGAGGTCGGGCCTGCGCGCCATGGTGCCGTCCTCGTTCAGGATCTCGCATATGACCGCGGCGGGCTTGAGCCCCGCGAGCCGCGATAGGTCGACCGAGCCCTCGGAATGCCCGGCCCTGACGAGCACGCCGCCCTTTTTCGCCGCGAGCGGGAAGATATGTCCCGGTCGGTGGAGGTCCTCCGACACGCTCTTTTCATCGATGAGCGTTTTGATCGTGAGGTCGCGGTCGAAGGCGGAGATACCGGTCGTGGTCCCCTCCTTCGCGTCCACGGATACCGTGAAGGCGGTGCAGAATTTGTCCTGGTTCTCGGGCACCATGAGCGAGATGCCCAGCTCGTCCAGCCGCTCCTGCGTCATGGCGACGCAGATGAGCCCGCGCCCGTACATGGCCATGAAATTGACTATCTGCGGGGTCGAAAACTCAGCGGCAATCACGAGGTCCCCCTCGTTCTCGCGGTCCTCGTTGTCCACGAGGATTATCATCCGGCCGGAGGCCAGATCTTCGATGGCTTCGGCGATTGTGCACGTTTTCACGGCCCCCTCCTTGAAGCGGGAATTCTGCTGGCATTAAAATGAGGGTGCCATGCGGCGTCAAGGTTTTTATATGCCTTTTGCTTGACACGATTCCCTCCATGAATCCAAATACGCTGCATGGGACATTTTACCTCACACAGCGCCGTCCCCCGGGGGATTTGCGCATTCCTGTTAGCGGCGGCGGCCCTCCTGTGCGCGTG
Proteins encoded in this window:
- a CDS encoding bifunctional 3,4-dihydroxy-2-butanone-4-phosphate synthase/GTP cyclohydrolase II, producing MKTCTIAEAIEDLASGRMIILVDNEDRENEGDLVIAAEFSTPQIVNFMAMYGRGLICVAMTQERLDELGISLMVPENQDKFCTAFTVSVDAKEGTTTGISAFDRDLTIKTLIDEKSVSEDLHRPGHIFPLAAKKGGVLVRAGHSEGSVDLSRLAGLKPAAVICEILNEDGTMARRPDLDKFAEKHDIKIATISDLIKFRQHQERLVHRVSEASLPTDYGDFVVYAYETEVDKMAHVALVKGDVRGRENVLVRVHSECLTGDVFGSRRCDCGAQLHHAMDMINKEGMGVILYMRQEGRGIGLGNKLKAYHLQEQGFDTVEANIKLGFPADLRDYGIGAQILVDLGLHTIRLITNNPKKLIGLEGYGLEIVARVPVEIPAGKENIRYLRTKKEKMGHLLSKNLDGGSDS